A portion of the Micromonospora vinacea genome contains these proteins:
- a CDS encoding SigE family RNA polymerase sigma factor codes for MADEDFVEFAQAAAGRLRDAAFLMCRDWHLAQDLTQTTLAKVYANWRRVRRADDPHAYARKILLRCMIDQQRRRSSSELAMSAPPERGEEHPAELRMTLLDAVATLPLRDRAIIVLRYWDDLSVETTAEVVGVSTAVVKSQSMRSLNRLRELLGETRSELFAEERH; via the coding sequence ATGGCTGACGAAGACTTCGTGGAGTTCGCGCAGGCGGCCGCTGGCCGGCTGCGCGACGCCGCGTTCCTGATGTGCCGCGACTGGCATCTCGCCCAGGACCTCACGCAGACCACGCTGGCCAAGGTGTACGCCAACTGGAGGCGGGTCCGCCGGGCCGACGACCCCCACGCGTACGCCCGCAAGATACTGCTGCGCTGCATGATCGACCAGCAGCGGCGCCGCTCCAGCAGCGAGTTGGCGATGTCGGCGCCGCCGGAGCGGGGCGAGGAACATCCGGCCGAGCTGCGCATGACGTTGCTGGATGCGGTCGCCACTCTGCCGTTGCGGGATCGGGCGATCATCGTCCTGCGCTACTGGGACGACCTGAGCGTGGAGACGACCGCCGAGGTTGTGGGTGTCTCCACCGCGGTTGTCAAGAGCCAGAGCATGCGCTCCCTCAACCGCCTGCGCGAGTTGCTGGGTGAGACCCGTTCCGAGTTGTTCGCCGAGGAACGCCATTGA
- a CDS encoding GNAT family N-acetyltransferase: MSTVPKAGLRLWFCTDPGEFLAAAGDYLGADPVVSTVVTTIAHRLLSQRTEGIPQSDHSWWLVVSDDSGTVVGAGMRTAPSAPYPPFLLPMPDEAAVALAHALHNRGEEVLAVNGALPAVEVCAAELTRLGGGRVQVTQHTRLHELGELTWPPPAPGNLVVATEDDVALVTQWVAAFMGDADEQAGRPRGASAHEAPDQAEMLRRLHAGRLWLWVDETGNPVHLTGANPPSFGVARVGPVYTPPAQRGRGWASNAVAEVSRRIQAEGARVCLFTDQANPTSNKIYAALGYRPVVDMANLVIVR; this comes from the coding sequence ATGAGCACTGTCCCGAAGGCCGGCCTGCGGCTGTGGTTCTGCACCGATCCGGGCGAGTTCCTCGCGGCTGCGGGTGACTACCTGGGTGCCGATCCGGTCGTCAGCACGGTCGTGACCACCATCGCGCACCGGCTGTTGTCGCAGCGGACCGAGGGAATCCCGCAGTCCGACCACAGCTGGTGGCTGGTGGTCAGCGACGACTCCGGCACGGTCGTCGGTGCCGGGATGCGCACCGCGCCGTCTGCCCCGTACCCGCCGTTCCTGCTGCCCATGCCCGATGAGGCAGCCGTTGCGCTGGCCCATGCCCTGCACAACCGCGGGGAGGAGGTTCTCGCGGTCAACGGGGCCCTGCCTGCCGTTGAGGTGTGCGCCGCCGAGCTGACCCGGCTCGGCGGGGGTCGAGTCCAGGTCACCCAGCACACACGGCTGCACGAGCTCGGCGAGCTGACGTGGCCGCCACCAGCGCCAGGCAACCTGGTGGTCGCGACCGAGGACGACGTGGCACTGGTCACGCAGTGGGTCGCCGCGTTCATGGGCGACGCCGACGAACAGGCGGGCCGTCCGCGCGGTGCCAGTGCGCACGAAGCGCCCGACCAGGCGGAGATGCTGCGCCGACTCCACGCCGGACGGCTGTGGTTGTGGGTCGACGAGACGGGGAATCCGGTACACCTCACCGGTGCCAACCCACCGTCGTTCGGGGTGGCCCGGGTGGGCCCGGTGTACACACCGCCGGCTCAGCGCGGGCGTGGTTGGGCCAGCAACGCGGTCGCCGAGGTTTCCCGACGAATCCAGGCCGAGGGCGCGCGGGTCTGCCTGTTCACCGACCAGGCCAACCCGACGTCGAACAAGATCTACGCCGCCCTCGGCTACCGACCGGTCGTCGACATGGCCAACCTCGTCATCGTCCGCTGA